Below is a window of Calditrichota bacterium DNA.
TCGAATTGTGCACACAGATCTGGACGACGTGGTATTTTTCCGGCTTTCTTGTTGTGCTTGTGGTCGTGTTGAGAAGCACTGTAGTCGCAAGGTACAAGAAGGACTTTGTTGACATTCTGACGAATCCAAGAAAGCGATTCCTTATCCCGCTCGGACTTTGTTCCGGCATGATTGGCTTTACCCCTCTCTTGGGCAGTGTGGTTCCAGACACCGTGCTTTTGCAGCGGTTCAACATAGGATCTCAATTAATGGTTTGGGGCTGGGTTCTTCTTGAAACACCCTATTTCATCATGTATGAACGACTACGACGGCAACAGTAACCCGGTTTGAATCAAAGCCCCTAACAATCGTTTGGGGCTTTCTTTTTCCCTTTAATTCCTCTGTAGCTTTGGTTTTTGACTACAAGTTGTTGAAATTACAAGTGGGAACCGACCCAGGGTGCGGCGATTTGTGCGCAGATGGTTTGAATGGTAGGATATTTCTTCGGACATTTTAGAAACGAACTGAAAGGTATTTCTTTCTATTGGGTACTTTCTTTGAGAACACCCACCGATTCAACATATGGGAGGTTCGGATGGCATCGAAACCAACGGGGACAAGACAATTGCAGAACTCAAAAACCGACATTCGCATTCAGGGCCAGGCATTTCCTAATGACTATCGGGATGCCATGTCCATTTTCATACGATCATTCGTCACGACAGTCCTTCGGTCAACGAACGGCAATATCTCGCAGGCCGCGCGTCAAATGAACATCGCGCGACGAAATCTTCAGTTAAAGGTAAAAGCACTGGAGATTGATGTCGACGCTTTGCGTAATGGCGAGCAGCAATCGGACATTGTGCTTTAGTTGTCTTACATCGAGCAAGGTAAGTGGCCTTATTGAATCACCATGCAATTGTGTGATAGTGGAATGCAGCATCGCGTTAGGCATGAGCATCAAAGATCAGTAGGCAACTGAAATACTAAATAGAGCAATATGCCAACAAAATCGAAGATCTGGCGATTAACACTTAGGCTTATTAAGGACTCAACGGTTAATGCGGAAGATGCCTTAAGTAGCAAGGGCACCCTGAGTAAGTTCCCTCTGTCGTCAGGGCTTGACTTCAATGGTACTCTTTTCGTGAAAGAACCTGAAGGTCGCCCTCCTGACTGGGTATCGTTTCTATCAGATGGACTTAAAAGCAGTGATCGGCACAAGATCGAAAATATGTATAGCCAATCACTTTCAGCTGTGCTGCTTGTAGAGATAACGTACCGAAGGAAAAGTAGGTTCTTCGCCTTGACTTTTGGTCACGGACGTCACTTGCTAGAAACAAACTGTAGTGTTCAAGATTTTGGGCTCAAAGTGGCCCTAAACTCGGTCAATCCAGACAGTCTTCGTTCCATTGACGCTGCGACAATTGATGACAACACAATTCAGACACGCAAACAATCAAGTCAACAGTCTTCAATAGATGAGTTTGGTGTAGATACGAGTCGCGATTTGTTGCGCGCTGTCACTGGTATACCAAATGACCCCAAGTTTGCAAACAGCGTGTCGGGTGCAGAAGCGCTAGCGATTACATTACCGATTGAGCTTAACGACTTAGGCAACAAGTGTAAAGAGATACTAAAGGTCTATAAGGGCTCAAAATACAAAGAGCGATTTGCATGGGTTGACAACGTTGCTCTTGTGCGAAGCACTAGCACGATTTCGGACCTCGACAGAAAATTGGCAGACAAGCTTCTTGATAAGGAGTCAATTGGAGTGCACATGGCTCCACCTGCTATACTCCCAAACATTGATTCAGGCTTCCGATTCTCAACGGAGACGGATGAAGGCAATCCACATGCCTTCTTAGAGCTTTCTGATTTCATGTCGTCGATCAAATCCGGAGCAAGAATTGACATTGAGGCCCTGCGAAGGAAACATAAGGTCTTTGTCAAGAATTCACTGGACGGAACCATGGAACCAGCCTGGTCAGTATATGACTGCTTGGTTTTCGACACTATCTTGGATGGTAGTAAGTATGTCCTGTTTAGCGGAAAATGGTATGAAGTGTCAAAGGATTTCACGATTGCTTTAGCGAGGTATGTTGACAAAATACCATTGTCAAAACTAAAAGCACCGAACGCGCGCAGTAATGAAAGAGAAGATGCATATTCTAAACGTGCAACCAAATCTAGTGGCGGCAAGTGGATATTGCTTGACAAAGAGACCGTTAAGGTTAGCACGGCATCAGGCCGGATTGAGATTTGTGACATTCTTACAGATGCAGGTCAG
It encodes the following:
- a CDS encoding TIGR04141 family sporadically distributed protein, producing MPTKSKIWRLTLRLIKDSTVNAEDALSSKGTLSKFPLSSGLDFNGTLFVKEPEGRPPDWVSFLSDGLKSSDRHKIENMYSQSLSAVLLVEITYRRKSRFFALTFGHGRHLLETNCSVQDFGLKVALNSVNPDSLRSIDAATIDDNTIQTRKQSSQQSSIDEFGVDTSRDLLRAVTGIPNDPKFANSVSGAEALAITLPIELNDLGNKCKEILKVYKGSKYKERFAWVDNVALVRSTSTISDLDRKLADKLLDKESIGVHMAPPAILPNIDSGFRFSTETDEGNPHAFLELSDFMSSIKSGARIDIEALRRKHKVFVKNSLDGTMEPAWSVYDCLVFDTILDGSKYVLFSGKWYEVSKDFTIALARYVDKIPLSKLKAPNARSNEREDAYSKRATKSSGGKWILLDKETVKVSTASGRIEICDILTDAGQFVHIKPWHQSSTLSHLFAQARISTDCLLNDSKYRESIKAKVPALMGALKAKLSANDVDPKSFEVVLAVISKSGYRWPTSFPFFSQLNLMHTSKWLNDRQVKHSLLHIVRS